The nucleotide sequence ACAACTGGAAGGGGCCCTCTAACTCATCAGGATCATGAGTAACGGTCAGAAGAGGAGAAGAAAGGGGAAGCAATGAGGTGACTGAGACAGCCCTTTTTGGTCAGGTTTGTGAGCAGCCCACCTGTCAGCAGTACTGGTTAATGCAACCACAATTCTCCATTTTACCCTCCCTGTAGCTGACCATTACAGCTTCCACTTGGCCACAATGTAAATATAAAAGGCAGCACAAAATAAATATACCAAACCAAAACTGATAATAAAAATTGCATAATGCATATAACCATCAAATCattcacatttttttcttcttcaagtGCTAATACTTTAGAAGCTGCACTAGAGAAGGTGGAAGGCTGCTGAATTTCAATGGGAGAGTGCTATTCAGGTGGAATAGCAGGTTGACCTTGAGTAGTTGTGGATCGAGCTTTGGACTGCACCACCATGCAATGAATAGCAGCAGTATGGGCTGGCTGACTGACAGGTGATAGTAAGAGTCTGAGGAAGGGCAATTGAGGGATCATGGATCCTGTCACTCTGAGAGATCACGGCAGATTCATGCCTAAAAGACCAACCAATTGAAATCCAGGTGGGCAGCCCTGGTGAGAGGGATTGAAGATTTGTTGAGGGCTTATTAATTCCGAGCCAAACTAACACTTACAGTATCCAAATACTGACAGCAATGGAAGCCAGGTTCACAGTGGCAATGTCTTATGTCATCAGCAACATGGTATACATCGTGGTTTAATGGAAATAAGGATGATGCACAAAGTAGCACCCTTAATGTTTTAACAGGGATATTTCCAGAACCAGCATTAATGTGCTTCCAATTCATGGTTTGAAGTCTGTTAAGAAGCTCATAGCTCAGTCCACCGTCAACTTAAAAAAGTTGCCACCTCTGGATAACTTTGTAGAACTAAGAGAGGCAAGCATGACATATCCGAGCCATTGCTGTgcttttgaaaatgaaaatgccAAGAAGCGAAAAGAGTGAGTATTATTTATTCTTTTGCACATGTAGAGTTAATGTAAATGGAAGAGTGAGCAGGCTATTGAAGAACTGCAAACTAATACAGAAACTGCTGAAACACACTGTAGATTAGTCAGCAACCGTAGGGAGGAAAGGCAGGTGATAATGTTCCAAAAATATTGCCTTCAATTTTGAAAGTTCTTCCTTTTTATTATCCTGAATGACTAAAATGCTTAACTTTAATTTGGTATTTAATTATTTGGGAACTCTTTGCATATAAGTGCTTAAATATAAAACATGAATatggaaaaagtaagaaaattgaATATACTTAAATCATTAGATAAACAGAATAATCAATGATGACAGGTTATTTCTTAGTTAATACGGTGTATGTTTTAAATCAAGTTTTTTTCCTAATCATCACTTTCtcctctggaattggaattggtttattattgtcacatgtactgaggtacagtgcaaaacttgtcttgcatactgttcatacagatcatttcattacagcagtgcattgaggtagtacaaggtaaaacaataacagaatgcagaataaagtgcaacacccacagagaaagtgcagtgcaggtagacgaaggtgcaaggtcataaagaggcagattgtgaggtcaagagtccttcttttcgtactagggaacagttccttagtcttataacagcaggacagaagctgtccttgagcctggtggtacatgctttcaggcttttgtcttttttccccaatgggagaggggagaggggagaggggagaggggagaggggagaggggagaagggagaggggagaggggagaagggagaagggagaggggagacgggagaggggagaagggagaggggagaggggagaggggagaagggagaggggagaggggagaggggagaagggagaggggagagggagaggggagaggggagaggggagaggggagaggggagaggggagaatgtccggggtgggtggagtctctAATCACGCtagttgctttaccgaggcaacgagaagtatagacagagtccatggaggggaggctggtttccgtgatgtgctgagctgcatccacaacactctgcagtttcttgcagtcacgagcagagcagttaccataccaagccgtgatgcatccagtcaagatgctttctgtggtgcattgataaaaattggtgagtgtcgacagggacataccaaatttctttagcctcctgaggaaatagaggtgttggtgaactttcttggctgtgatgtctatgtaattggaccaggacaggctattggtgatgttcactcctaggaacttgaagctctcaaccctgcagacctcagcactattgatgtaggcaggtgcatgtgcattgccccccttcctgaagtcgatgaccagctcttttgttttgctgacattgggggaaaggttgttgtcatgacaccatgttactaagctctcaaTCTACTTCcggtactccaactcatcattatttgagatacggcccattacgttgctatcatctgcaaacttgtagatggagttagagcagaatctagccccCTTTGTTCATCTCCATCATGTCAAGAGGGTAACATGAGAGATCTGATTTATTTGGGctttttaaaaggcattcagtAAGCTGTTATACTGTACGTGACTAAGGACAGTGTGTGGAGATCTATGGAGAATTAGAAAATGGACAGCAACCAGATCACAAAACTGAAAACAGGGTTGAGTTTAAAGGTTATAATTAAGCCTGGTAAAGGGTGTGCATTATAGTGTTCAGCTTCACCTTTTTCATTATTGATTTGAACTTGTAAGTCAATGTACAACTTCAAAATTTGCAGAAAATGTCAATTTGGGATGATGGTTAACACTGAGGAGAAGTGCAATAAATAACTCAAAGGCTTAAACTTACTGAATGAATGTATAATTGTGAAAGGGATTTCAATATTTCTCAGTGAGAGGTGGATTAAAGTGGCCATTTACTCTGAAAATGAGATTGCAATTGAGATGGAGCAAAAGAGGGATCTAGGAATACAGGCATTCAAATCTATAAAAATTGTGATATAAGGTTAATAATACCACAAATAAGGCAGACATAGCAGCAGGATTCATTTCTGGGAGATAGAGTTGAAGAGCAGATGTTATATTAAACTTGTACAGAATCTTGCTTAGACCACACCTACAAAAAGTTGTGTTTACTCTGGTTTCCATGTTACataaaagatacaggagcattTATGAAGTTGAAAATAAGATTTACAAAGATAATAGACTTTAACATCTTAGTTTTTCTACCAAAAAATATTGAACATACTGGGACATTTTTTCCAGAAAAGGCTATGGGAGTAACTTATCAGAAgaattgaaaaataatgaaaaggtctgacagagtagatgcaaagAAGATCATTTCACTTGTGTGGGAGATTGAAACAAGGCCCTGAAGTAGAtaatcactaataaatccaatcgAAAATTCAGAAGAATCTTTTACCAGAGAGAGTAGTTAGAATATAGAGTGCAGCAGAAACTCTGACTAAATTGATACTtcttattagagaaacaaaggactgcagatgctggaatctagatgaaaaaaactatatgctggaggaactcagcaggccaggcagcatccgtggagaaaaaacaggcggtcaatgtttcaggacccttcttcaggactgaagataggaaaaggggaagcccaatatataagagggaaaagcagagcagtgataggtggacaaaagaggggaggcggggtggacacaacgtggtgataagtagatgcaggtaagagacagtgataggcaggtgcggggaggaggggagagtagatccactgggggatgggtcaaaagtaaggagagaaagggaaaaaaaaggcagaaaaaaagaggctaggaaagggacgaagagaagaagcatggtaggggaagagggatgaggatTACTTAAAAGTATGAGAATTCAATGATCAGGTACcgagtctgagtgagcacatggtcgaggagctggagagcagaggagatctcagaggtggagcagtgagagagggaattACAAAGCTCCtgtcaaagagaggaagaaaacttcttcaaagttagCATCCTTGAAGGGACTTCACAGTGGAGCTGTAATACTgaactgaacattgaattctcccactttaagtaatgctccaccatgcttcttcttccctttcctaacctctctctttttttccttctctctttacccttgacccatcccccggtggatctgctctcccctcctccgcacctgccaatcactatctcttacctgcatctacctatcaccaccttgtgcccaccccgcctcccttcttttgtccacctatcactgctctgcttttccctcgtttatattgggcttcccctttttctatcttcagtcctgaagaagggtcctgactcgaaacactgactgcctgcttttctccgtggaggctgcctggcctgctgagttcctccagcatcagagtgtgaTCCTTCTTATTTATGTATGTTAAATGTCACTCCTTCTAGATTACTCGCTGTTCACTGGAATTGTAGTAAAAATGGTAACTTTTCTTTGTTCCAGAATACAATGGTCTGCATTTTGTAACAAGCTGTATAGCAACATCAGTTTCTTGAGGGAATTTGAGATAAGTTCCTTGCATTCGAAAAGATCTTTGCAGATGAACTCATCATTACCTCAACAATATGCCTTCCTTGAAAATGAGGCATGGTTTGACTTAAATGAAGATGAACCTTTTTTTGACTATGGCTTCTGCACAAATGTGGTTGATGTGATCTGTAATCCAAAGGCGGATGACTTCAATCCATGTGAAGACATTGTGGGGAAAGACATCCTGAGGGTCATAATATGGCTGATGAATATTCTTGCTATTGTAGGGAATGTCGCTGTTCTCATAGTCTTATTAACCAGTCACTATAAACTTACAGTCCCACGATTTCTCATGTGTAATCTGGCCTTTTCTGACTTTTGCATGGGTCTCTATTTGTTGCTTATTGCTTCTGTAGATATCCAAACAAAAGGTCAGTACTATAACTATGCCATAGACTGGCAGACTGGTGCTGGCTGTGCATCTGCTGGGTTCTTCACTATCTTTGCCAGCGAACTCTCAGTGTACACACTGACTGCAATTACCCTGGAAAGATGGCATACTATAACTTATGCCATGCAGTTGGACAGAAAACTCCGTCTGAGGCATGCCATTATGATTATGATTGGTGGTTGGatgttttcatttactgttgcaGTGCTACCTCTTATAGGAATCAGTAATTATAGGAAAGTTAGCATCTGCCTCCCAATGGACATCAATTCCCCAGTCTCTCAAGCttatattattttcattttgattttaaatgttattgcatTTTTACTAATTtgtttttgctacattaaaatcTATTTAACAGTTCGAAATCCCAACTTTATTTCTACAAATAGTGATACAAAAATCGCTAAACGCATGGCTGTGCTAATCTTTACAGATTTCATTTGCATGTCACCAATATCTTTCTTTGCTATTTCAGCAGCTCTGAAAGTTCCTTTTATCACTGTGTCCAATTCCAAGATTCTCCTGGTTCTGTTTTACCCAATCAATTCTTGCGCCAATCCCTTCCTGTACGCAATTTTCACTAAGACATTTCGCCGAGATTTCTACATTCTTTTAAGCAGGTTTGGCTGCTGTGAAATGAAAGCACAGCtctacagaacagaaacaacatCATCAATTCACAATTCCAATGTGAGAAATGGTGCTTTGGTTACTGCATCACAGTTTGGTCAAGGGATGGCTTACACAGAGCTTCTGGTAGCCAATAATCGCCAGCAGCATGAAGCTCCATCTCAGTTCTCAAGAGTATCATCAAACAGTTAAGGGAATCTACATTATTACCAGATGACCTCCCTGATGTGAATGTGTTTTGTTAGCCTACAAATAATCCAGTTTCTGGAGGATCTCTGGTACCTTATTAATaaaatatcaacatttttttaTCTTACGTATGTGCCAAGAACCCTAGCCTTTGGTTAATAAAAATTTAATACATCTTTGCAAATGAGCATTCACCACTAATTTGTAGCTAATTTTACAGGGATGAACAGTGGTTGTACAATATGGGATTAGCATTAGCTCACAATTGTCTTGAGATTCCTAGTGATTCAAGTAATCTTCAAAGACCCTTTTGTGCAAAAGGTTATTACTGTCATAAATGCACTTGAGCTACTTTCTCAATTTAAGATCTGTTAGTTTACCAGATTTCATCGTTATTTATGCAGTCTTAATGTAAAATTGTGATGTTATTGTGCTCTGTATGTATTTGAAAAAAAGTGCTCCTTAATATAAACTGGCTTATCTGTTCCAGAGGTTGAATGTTTAAAACTCTTGCTTCAGGAAAATTTGTTACAATGGCATCAATCAAACAATATATTCTCAATAGTGATGACTTAATATTCAATCAACATTGAATACATGAtccttattttaaaatgaagttgGTAATCACCCATCAACATTGTGTTCTATTGTATAAATCTCAGTAAAAATTTCAATTATGAATGAATGCGAATGTTACATTTTGCTTTAGGATTTccagagaaggagagaaaatcagAAAGCATGCTTGCTCTTGATTTCAATCttacagatttaagataagattgtAATCAAGAGTAATTTGGAAGAAGATAGCTTGTCTCCAGGGATCtcttggaaatattcagaagtagAAAGGAATAAgatagaaaataaatgaaaatttcatTAGTagattttttatttaaattatagaataaaatttgctttatATATGTTTTGCAAACACACAAGACTTAATAGTTGAAAAGACTGGGATTTTCTTTGAATTGCTCACAACTTGACTTTATTTCTGTTGATTGAGATACTTGAGATATACATGAGTATCTGTGgtgataataaagaactacattgTCTTTGAGAACGTTTTGTGTAAATATTATGCATGGGGATTTATAAAGCAGTGCAGCGGATGGGAAAAGTTGGTGGTTTGGTTTATGCTGTGCAGAATCAGAGAATTAACAGATCTGAGTCATGCACCTGTTCTTTTTCACACAGGCTCAAAGTGAGGCAGCTAAGTACTAGTGCATTCCAACAATATATTACACTTTTAttactttttaatatttattacttATTGTAAGGGACCACTAAGGAGCATTAGATATCATATTGCACACTATGGGCCATTTAATCCTGTTACTGTTACTCTAACTCATGCTTTCCTTGGATTTCAAATCTCCCtgatcttttttctttctctaacaGTCTTGAAGTTTTAAACCCCGTTCATACTAGCAGATTATTTCTGCATCTTAATTTATTTCTATTTCACTCTTGGGGATGACCTTTATTATTAGTCTTGATTTTGAACTCCATTTTGTCAAATGTTAATAATTCCGCTCTGGAAAGTGAATTAGCCAGAAAAACAAGAAAGAAATTATCTAGAAAATAATTAATCGAAACACATTTATGCCTCATTGCTGGTAGCATacaggaagcaagtcatcatACCATTCTTTTTACCCAAAGAAGTGAGTTAAACCTTCAACAAGCTGTATTGCTAGGGGGACAATCCACAGTGGTCCTGAACTATTTGAAATAAGATTCAGATCTGATAACCTGTCTGTCCTGGATTGGATGATGTCAGCCAAAAAGGGAGAAAGATAGATAACCTCTGTTTTTCTAAGCTGGCTTTCCAGTCATGATCACTATTCAGGGGCCTTTATGCATGTGGATAATTTTCAATGAGAACTGCCTGCGGTGCTGTTTCCATTCTGTTGAAATTGTGTACCGGAAATCTCACTGCTATGCTTTTATTTCCCTAGTTTCATTTAGTTATGTGGCACCAGGGCAGTTATCCAAAAATAATGTGCAGTGTGGTCTGAAGCAATGGACCTTGAGGTGAATAAGAGGCAGTTAGATTTCTGGCAGTTGGTCTGATGTTGTCATGTTTGCTGTCCACCATTTTT is from Pristis pectinata isolate sPriPec2 chromosome 3, sPriPec2.1.pri, whole genome shotgun sequence and encodes:
- the LOC127568001 gene encoding follicle-stimulating hormone receptor-like, which codes for MQAALAIGIKLGSLKLRVLLSAVLLFLSFVATHPKGCSLLRQVQKKVRKLPIPAHTQLVELMTVSEFRDNINMHIIPSNAFQGLSTGTLNIKLINNDLTEVQSHAFNGTDLDQLNLTGNQNLQKLHDDVFMGATGPTVLDISRTSINVLPIHGLKSVKKLIAQSTVNLKKLPPLDNFVELREASMTYPSHCCAFENENAKKRKEIQWSAFCNKLYSNISFLREFEISSLHSKRSLQMNSSLPQQYAFLENEAWFDLNEDEPFFDYGFCTNVVDVICNPKADDFNPCEDIVGKDILRVIIWLMNILAIVGNVAVLIVLLTSHYKLTVPRFLMCNLAFSDFCMGLYLLLIASVDIQTKGQYYNYAIDWQTGAGCASAGFFTIFASELSVYTLTAITLERWHTITYAMQLDRKLRLRHAIMIMIGGWMFSFTVAVLPLIGISNYRKVSICLPMDINSPVSQAYIIFILILNVIAFLLICFCYIKIYLTVRNPNFISTNSDTKIAKRMAVLIFTDFICMSPISFFAISAALKVPFITVSNSKILLVLFYPINSCANPFLYAIFTKTFRRDFYILLSRFGCCEMKAQLYRTETTSSIHNSNVRNGALVTASQFGQGMAYTELLVANNRQQHEAPSQFSRVSSNS